The Juglans regia cultivar Chandler chromosome 2, Walnut 2.0, whole genome shotgun sequence genome includes a window with the following:
- the LOC109014480 gene encoding aquaporin PIP1-3 produces MEGKEEDVKLGANKYGERQPLGTAAQTDKDYKEPPPAPLFEPGELSSWSFYRAGIAEFVATFLFLYITILTVMGVGKSDSKCKSVGIQGIAWAFGGMIFALVYCTAGISGGHINPAVTFGLLLARKLSLTRALFYIIMQCLGAICGAGVVKGFEKSHDFERLNGGANFVNHGYTKGDGLGAEIIGTFVLVYTVFSATDAKRSARDSHVPILAPLPIGFAVFLVHLATIPITGTGINPARSLGAAIIFNRDRAWDDQWIFWVGPFIGAGLAAMYHQIVIRAIPFKTRA; encoded by the exons atggagggaaaggaagaagatgttaAGCTTGGAGCAAACAAGTATGGAGAGAGGCAGCCCTTGGGCACAGCTGCTCAGACAGACAAAGACTACAAGGAGCCACCTCCAGCTCCTTTGTTTGAGCCAGGGGAGCTTTCCTCATGGTCCTTCTATAGGGCTGGAATTGCAGAGTTCGTGGCTACCTTCTTGTTCCTCTACATCACCATCTTGACTGTTATGGGTGTGGGCAAGTCTGACAGTAAGTGTAAAAGTGTGGGTATCCAGGGAATTGCTTGGGCTTTTGGTGGTATGATCTTTGCCCTTGTCTACTGCACGGCCGGTATCTCAG GTGGACACATCAATCCTGCCGTGACCTTTGGACTTCTCTTGGCAAGGAAACTCTCCCTCACAAGAGCCCTATTCTACATCATCATGCAGTGCCTTGGAGCCATCTGTGGGGCTGGTGTTGTGAAGGGATTCGAGAAGTCCCATGACTTCGAGCGCTTGAATGGTGGAGCCAACTTTGTGAACCATGGCTACACCAAGGGTGATGGCCTTGGTGCTGAGATCATTGGCACCTTTGTCCTGGTTTACACTGTCTTCTCTGCCACTGATGCCAAGAGAAGCGCCCGAGACTCTCACGTCCct ATTTTGGCTCCACTTCCCATTGGGTTCGCGGTGTTCTTGGTTCACTTGGCCACCATCCCCATCACAGGAACTGGTATTAACCCAGCTAGGAGTCTTGGAGCTGCCATTATCTTCAACAGAGACCGGGCCTGGGATGACcaa TGGATCTTCTGGGTGGGACCCTTCATTGGAGCTGGTCTTGCTGCTATGTACCACCAGATAGTCATCAGAGCCATTCCTTTCAAGACCAGGGCTTAA
- the LOC109014473 gene encoding signal peptide peptidase-like 2 gives MDLQRPCWVVFVLALISIVCHPWNARAGDIVHDDDLAPKKPGCENDFVLVKIQTWVDGIEDAEFVGVGARFGTTIVSKEKNANQSRLTLSDPRDCCSKPKKKLAGDVVIVHRGNCKFTTKANVAEAAGASALLIVNNQKELYKMVCEPDETDLDIHIPAVMLPQDAGASLEKMLMNSSRVSVQLYSPRRPVVDIAEVFLWLMAVGTILCASYWSAWSAREAAIEQDKLIKDAVDEIPSTKAMGTSGVVDINITSAVLFVVIASCFLVILYKLMSFWFVELLVVLFCIGGIEGLQTCLVALLSRCFKRPGASYIKVPFFGAITYLTLAVSPLCIAFAVVWAVYRNVSFAWIGQDILGIALIITVLQIVHVPNLKVGTVLLSCAFLYDIFWVFVSKKLFHESVMIVVARGDKSGEDGIPMLLKIPRMFDPWGGYSIIGFGDILLPGLLIAFSLRYDWLANKTLRAGYFLWAMLAYGLGLLITYVALNLMDGHGQPALLYIVPFTLGTFLALGKKRGDLRVLWSRGEPERPCPHVQLQHSEESNE, from the exons ATGGATTTGCAGAGGCCTTGCTGGGTCGTCTTCGTGTTAGCTCTGATTTCAATTGTTTGTCATCCTTGGAATGCGAGAGCCGGGGACATAGTTCACGACGACGATTTAGCTCCCAAAAAGCCCGGCTGTGAGAACGACTTCGTTCTA GTAAAAATTCAGACTTGGGTTGATGGCATAGAGGATGCTGAATTTGTTGGTGTGGGTGCTCGATTTGGCACTACCATTGTGTCAAAGGAGAAAAATGCAAACCAAAGCCGTCTTACTCTCTCAGACCCACGCGATTGTTGCAGTAAACCAAAGAagaag CTTGCTGGAGATGTTGTAATTGTGCATCGAGGGAACTGCAAATTCACAACGAAGGCAAATGTTGCAGAAGCTGCTGGTGCTTCAGCTTTACTCATTGTAAATAACCAGAAAG AACTTTACAAGATGGTTTGTGAGCCAGATGAAACTGACCTAGATATACACATTCCTGCTGTCATGCTCCCGCAAGATGCTGGTgcaagtttggaaaaaatgcTAATGAATAGTTCAAGAG TGTCTGTGCAGCTATACTCTCCACGGAGACCAGTAGTTGACATAGCGGAGGTATTTTTATGGTTGATGGCAGTTGGTACCATCTTATGTGCATCTTATTGGTCCGCATGGAGTGCTAGAGAAGCAGCTATTGAACAAGACAAGCTAATTAAG GATGCTGTAGATGAAATCCCGAGTACCAAGGCCATGGGCACTAGTGGTGTTGTAGACATCAACATAACATCTGCTGTCCTGTTTGTTGTTATTGCTTCATGCTTCTTGGTTATTCTGTACAAGCTTATGTCATTCTGGTTCGTTGAGCTTTTGGTTGTTCTTTTCTGCATAGGCGGTATAGAG GGCTTGCAAACTTGCTTGGTTGCTTTATTATCAAG GTGCTTCAAACGTCCTGGAGCTTCATATATCAAAGTACCTTTCTTTGGAGCCATCACATATCTAACTTTGGCTGTTTCTCCATTATGCATAGCATTTGCTGTTGTTTGGGCAGTTTACCGAAATGTATCCTTTGCCTGGATCGGTCAAGATATACTT GGAATTGCACTGATAATCACTGTTCTTCAGATTGTACATGTTCCCAATCTCAAG GTGGGTACAGTTCTTCTCAGTTGTGCCTTCCTATATGACATCTTTTGGGTGTTTGTTTCTAAGAAGTTGTTCCATGAAAGTGTGATGATTGTG GTAGCTCGTGGTGATAAAAGTGGTGAGGATGGTATCCCAATGCTACTGAAGATTCCACGCATGTTTGATCCTTGGGGTGGATACAGCATCATAGGATTTGGTGACATCCTTTTACCTGGACTGCTAATAGCGTTCTCTCTTAG GTATGATTGGCTGGCAAATAAGACTCTACGAGCTGGATACTTCTTGTGGGCAATGCTTGCATATGGATTAG GTCTTCTCATTACATATGTGGCATTGAACTTGATGGATGGGCATGGCCAACCAGCATTGCTTTACATCGTCCCATTCACCCTTG GAACATTCCTAGCTTTGGGGAAAAAGAGAGGTGATCTCAGAGTCCTGTGGAGTAGAGGAGAACCTGAAAGACCCTGCCCACATGTCCAACTCCAACACTCTGAAGAAtccaatgaataa